The following proteins come from a genomic window of Paramicrobacterium humi:
- a CDS encoding tRNA (adenine-N1)-methyltransferase — protein sequence MSLSSERPQNSGPFRIGDRVQLTGPKGKRNTITLEPGKLFHTHKGAIEHDAIIGQPDGTVVANTVGVEYLALRPLLVDFAMSMPRGAAIIYPKDAAQIIALADIFPGATVVEAGVGSGALSLWLLRAIGDAGSLASFERRDEFADVARGNVATFLGHDPANWTVTVGDLAEELPQAAADGTVDRVVLDMLAPWECLDAVSAALKPGGVLLCYVATVTQLSRVAEAIRASGNYTNPSSSETIVRGWHVEGLAVRPEHRMIGHTGFLLTARRLAPGAVLPELKRRASKSDYSDEDVEAWTPGALGERTVSPKSLRKRVRAAATGAETSKSRRFDDTTDGDAASDH from the coding sequence ATGAGCCTGTCCTCCGAACGCCCGCAGAACAGCGGACCCTTCCGCATCGGCGATCGCGTGCAGCTCACGGGCCCCAAAGGCAAGCGGAACACGATCACGCTTGAGCCGGGGAAGCTCTTCCACACGCACAAGGGCGCGATCGAGCACGACGCGATAATCGGGCAGCCCGACGGCACCGTCGTCGCGAACACCGTCGGCGTGGAGTATCTCGCGCTGCGGCCGCTTCTCGTCGACTTCGCGATGTCGATGCCGCGCGGCGCCGCGATCATCTACCCGAAGGATGCCGCGCAGATCATCGCCCTCGCCGATATCTTCCCCGGGGCGACGGTCGTGGAGGCCGGCGTCGGGTCCGGCGCCCTCTCGCTGTGGCTGCTGCGCGCCATCGGCGACGCCGGCTCGCTCGCGTCGTTCGAGCGTCGCGACGAGTTCGCCGACGTCGCGCGCGGCAATGTCGCGACCTTCCTCGGTCACGATCCCGCGAATTGGACCGTCACGGTCGGCGATCTCGCCGAGGAGCTGCCGCAGGCCGCCGCCGACGGCACCGTCGACCGCGTCGTCCTCGACATGCTCGCCCCGTGGGAATGCCTGGATGCCGTGTCCGCCGCGCTCAAGCCGGGCGGAGTGCTGCTGTGCTATGTGGCGACAGTGACGCAGCTCTCTCGCGTCGCCGAGGCGATCCGCGCCAGCGGCAATTACACGAACCCGTCCTCGAGCGAGACCATCGTGCGCGGCTGGCACGTGGAAGGGCTCGCCGTGCGACCGGAGCACCGCATGATCGGGCACACGGGCTTCCTCCTCACGGCCCGCCGGCTCGCTCCCGGCGCCGTGCTACCCGAGCTCAAGCGCCGCGCGTCGAAGAGCGACTACAGCGACGAGGACGTCGAGGCGTGGACGCCCGGTGCCCTCGGCGAGCGCACCGTCAGCCCCAAGAGCCTCCGCAAGCGCGTGCGCGCGGCCGCCACGGGCGCCGAGACGTCCAAGTCGCGGCGCTTCGATGACACGACCGACGGCGACGCGGCATCCGACCACTAA